From Urocitellus parryii isolate mUroPar1 unplaced genomic scaffold, mUroPar1.hap1 Scaffold_340, whole genome shotgun sequence:
TCCCTTTAAAGTGGCTTCCTAGaggttcttatttaaaaatagcatttgctcaaagaaagaggaagatggTAAGATACCATGCCAGTGTGGAAATACAAATATCAAGGGCATTCATTCTTCTTCACCTTCCTTCTGTGGCAAGAGCACAGATTCTTGAACTCAATTGCCCTCATTAAAGAAGAAGCACACTTGCACCTATGCCTCCCTGGCAATGCTAATTAACCCACCTCACTGGTGAGATGACAGAAGGATCTATATTGTGCCATTAGAGCAGACCAGATCTGAGGACACCTCTCTGGGTGAAGAGATGCTCTCCCCAGGCTCGGTTCTTGGGTCCAGATAGGCCTGCACTCTGGTGTCCAGATAGGCCTGCAGGGGTGCTGACCTCATGACTGGGAGCTGCCAGTCAAGGAACCCTGAGGACAGCGGGCAGGTAGGTGCCCAGAAAGTTCATGAGGCTGAGCTAACAATGGAGACAAAGTAAAGCCTAGGTTTAGTAAAGTGAAGCACAGGTGCCAAACTCCTTTGCTGCAATATGAGGTTAAGAATTGCCCTACTGCAGAGGTATgataattaaatgatttaatatttgtaaaatgcttgCCACAGTGCATAAAAAGGACTTTGTGTTTGTTAAAGTTAACAGTTGGCTTTACTGGTGGTCTAAATAGAGTTTCTCAGCAGCGTCATAGGGGGGTGGGTATGGAGTGGGGGAATTGAACTCtgagacactttgccactgagctataccactagccttctctttaattatttttattttttattattactaggAGATAGTGTCTCGCTAAGctgttaaggctggcctcaaacctgtgatcctctgtcctcagcttccccagtttctgggataacaggtgtgccaTCACGGAGCCCAGCGTTTGGGTCATTTTTGAAAGTTGCAGTTTCCTGGACCTTGCCCTGGACCTGTAGAACCATATGACAGAATAGGTTGGCTccaagaaaaagcattttttttttaatgactaccCCATGTACATCTTAAGAACCCTAAAATTGGGGAAAACTTAGATCTGGGTCAATCTCTTTGATTTGCAAATGAAGGAATTGAGACTTGCCAAAAGTCTCCCTGCAAGATCCTAAGAGAATGTTAACATTCTGAGGTTAAAATCCTCCCCAACAATCCCTTTCCCTTTTCAGCTATTTCCATGTCCTCCAGCAAATTAATCTGTTATATAATGTGTGAAAGGGGTCAAAGTCACACATACTTCAAGGAAGTGGGTGTGAGGATCAAATAAGACCAAGGCCAGTTAAATACACAAAGGATGAATACTCAAAGGGCCACCACCCCTTCCTGGGACAATTCTCTCAGGTGCAAGACAGAATTTTTCTTGAATGGGAGCAAATTGTGCTGTGAGGTTTTGCAAACTGCAGTACCAGGAACTGCAGAAGCCACTCCATCCCCAGTGTCCCCTGATACCTCTGCTGCTGTGACTTGTGGCCACAACTACCCAGAGTGCTGCTGACATGGCCTTTCCTACAAAGGAAGGTCCCAGCTTGCTGTCACCCTGCTGCTCAGAGCCTCCAGAATACCAGTGGGAAGAGTACTGCCCCTCAGAGGTCTAAGCCACGCCCCTTATACTGGACAGAGCTCCAGCTGCTGAGCTCTAGCTCCTGGAACTCATATCTCCCAATGCCTTTGAACTCTAATTGAAATGAATACCACCTCTTCCTGGTGTCAGAAGAGTGACTGGTTACATCCCTCTTGTGGAATTAAGATATAAGGATCACAAAGAACCCATGCTAAAGTAAGATTTCATCCCTAAAAGAAAGCCATTCCCCTATTACCTAAAGCCATGATATAGTTTATTGCAAATATATAAGGTTTCAGAATTATCTGTTCATTTTATAACCTGTCCCCCATAAACCAACCCATAATTTACAAAgccagaaatgtttaaaaataaattgttccaaatatacaaaattatatataaagattttGGAAACAATGTGATAGATATTTTGCTACATAAGTTTAGCTACACAGGTTTTAgaacacattttatgttttctgtaaacCTCCTATTATCTTTTCATGAACTAACATTTTTATCTATCAAAATCATTTGAATAAGATTTccagtgaattttaattttgtggattgaGAATTTTATGAACATGTTGAATTCTTAACATCCATGTTCTAGAAAGTGGTGTTAAGCTTATTGTCTATTAAATCACTCCTTTGCTTATgcagtgaaacgtaaaaatggcagaaagagagaaataaattgaaaagccACCAGAGAAAACACTTCCAGTGGCAGGAACACATTCTTAGTGCTTTAACCACTTGTTATTCTACCCTCATAAGTCTTACTCTAATGTCTACAATCACAGACTTCGACAATAGTGTTTGTTTCAAAAAAGACAACCTCACTTCATTTCAGagtgttctgggtctcttaactTTTGTCCAATATCTCAAAAGTGCACGAAATACTAGCAATTTAGCTCAAATGGTAGGAAGTTCTTTAGTGTTTGGGACTATCAGGATAGCTCTTGAAAAGTGTCTTCAGATTGATGGACAATTACAACTTCAGTATTCTTTACCATCTCTTATGGGCATTGAAGTTGTCACTGTCCCAGAACCCAGAACcggtgacaggaaaaaaaaaaaaaaaacacaaaccaaatTCTTATTATTTGGTAATTATGGCTTGCCTTACTCACAGGAGTTTGAAAATTGCTGAAGATTCAAAGAATGACAGTGAGTGAAGAAACTTTTATAtaattgggggattttttttttttttttgatagagcAATCTTCCTTAAACCCCAGACCCACAGAAGACAAAACAGTCATTTTATCTACTCTGGGTGCTTGTGTATACCTTTGGGTCAGTTTTCTAAAACTCTCACAGTATTGCAGTTAACTAAACACACCTTTTAAAACTGTTACTTTATATGCATCATATATCTTTCTGTCAATTGTATTAAAAGTTGTCACTATTGTGACCTTTATTCTCTTCTCCAAAACATCATCGAATACTTACTTGCACCTTTGAATGCAGGTCCTGCAAACAGGCTGCCATGAAAGTTTTACCCAATCTTCTTTGGTCATCAGTTTTGATGCATATTTCGGGAGTCCATACCATGTTCTTGTTCAGGATTGTAGATGTCTGAACACGTTCGGAAAATCAATTTAGGACAGGGTATTTACTCTGTCTTCATCTGTAGCTTCTTCTTGGTTTTCATATTCTTGGGACCTGTCTCTTAAGCTGGGGATGTTGACTCCTGGGAAGGGCCCAAATAGCTCACATTTCCTGCTTCCCACCTACCCACCCAGCCAAGTGCCTCCTGAGTGTTGGAGCAGATGGTTCTGCTGTtacccaatcctcctgcctagccaTGGCTGCGGGCACTTTGGAGCCACTTTCCCACCGCCTACTAACCCAGCTACTTTCCTCAAGTTGCTGCAATTGCTGGTCCAGGACAGTCTCTGTCAGCTCTGCTGGCTGAGTCTGGGGACCCACGCCCTCTAAGCCCCGCCCAACCCAACTTCCCTCTAACCCCATTGGGGTCCTTTTTAATACTTCCCGAGGAACTGGGAGAAAAGAAACAGGTGCAATAGGTAATAAAGTTATGGGGCGTGGTCATTCTGGCCAGAAAAAGCAGCGCttaaggagagaaagggggagcgCTCCCCCGCCAGACCTTGCCATCCACTCTCACCCGCCAACGAGGCGGAAGCCCTGGAACAGCTCCACGTCGTGGCCAGAGCGCGGCCAATTGGCTTCAGAGGAGGCCAGTTGCTGTCTGAAAGAGAAGAGGAGCTCAGGATCTCTCTGTTCATTGGCCAGGCGCATCATTTCTACCTGGAGAGAGGGATTCCAGTGCTGGCGGGAAAAGGGCGATTCCAGTGCTGGCGGGAAAGGTCCCTTGCAGTGGTGCTGGCAAGTTCACCGCTGGACTTTGAAGGGACTCTTCCTCTTAGGTAAGTTACCCCTTTGGTTCTGGGCTAACTGGGAGAATTCATTGGCCGAAAAATCTCGGGCTGGTagagagcaggaggaaaaatCCTCTATTCCTGGATGCTTGCTATCTTTTCTAGAGAGGGTACCGCGTGCAGTTCCTGGAAACGTAAAAAGAACAGAGATAGGTGAAAGGATgcatttcttttgcagtgcttAACATGATGTGCTTGTCTTGCTTTCATCAACGTAAATTTACTGTTCCAGGAATATTCTGCCAGGAAATAAAAGTTGcaagtgtttttattatttattccagTAACGTCCTCAGAGACCCAACCAGTCTTCATTAGAAGGCATCAAAGAACAGGTTGCAACTCAAGAATTCTTGAACCTTCTCCTCAAAATCCTAACTTTGGTATATCCACCAACCCTAAACTATTACCCAATCCTATctaatcccccaccccccaaacacacacactaaaGACCAGGTTTAAACCAGACTTCATAATCTATTAATAATCAATATTAGCCCAGCTTTGCTTTACCCTTCCCAGGAAACTACCAGAATGCTGTCAAGCTATTAGTCTCCATTACTTCATAAGCAATAAGCTTGGCTTTGTCTTATCAGCAGGTCGCTTTGATGACATTTCTGAAAGCAGACATTTGCCATTTTTGAAGGCCTCTGCCAGACCCAATCAGCCTCTTCCGCAGCCTTAACCAACACCCCTCAACCTAGAATCAGTGTTCCCTGCTGAGGTCCCTTCAAACCCCCTTCCAAGAGCCCTTTGCCCCCAAAGCTGGGTAAAGTAGctgtttcattaaaatgaaatccAGTTCCTTTTTGTTATGTTTCCCAAGTGCAAATCTATTTTGTTCCTAGGAGTAAGGAAACCTTTTAAGTACTCCTTTTGAATTATCTGctcggattaaaaaaaaacaaaactcttatgGTTGGCGAAAATCTACCTTATTTTTAGCAACAATGCAGTTTGTCTCtgttattctaaataataataattataataataattattattgttattattattattatcatcatcattattaagaGAACAGGCATGGGCTCTGATAAATGTGTTTCCTGGGCTCGCCCTGATGACCCAGACATTCAGAAGGTTTTGTTTTAGACTGATGGCGCTGTCTGAAATGAATACAAAATCAGATGCTTCCCTGGAGAGCCACATGATCCAGGAACAGCCAGTCTCCCCCTCTTCCCAGGGGTCCAAAAAAGCTAGGAACTGAGGGGGATGGAGGTGGGAGATGGGGTAGTTTAGGAGAGAAAAGGCCTGACAggcagaaaaggcaaagaaagtaaCTAAATGGCAGGGGCAACAGCCACTCACAGAAAGGTGGGCGGTTCTTTCAAGCCCTTAGTCCCACCTCCATCCTGTCTTGTCCAATCCGAGTTTCAGTCGGCGCACTCTCATTGGCCAGACTAGCTGCCTCTCTGTGGAACCCGGACTGCTGACGTGAATTGGCGCGGGATTTGAATGCCAGCCCTTTGGGTGTGCTAGGCGCGCAGCAGCCAGGGAGCCCGCGGAATTGGTGAGCCATCCTGGTGGGCGAGCGCTCGGGGTGGGTGAGCCCACTGGTTGCTCCGCAGGGTGGGCGCGGGCGCGCTGGAGCCTCTGGGTCTGGAAGGGGATGAGGCTGGAGGCCCAGCAACCTGGGCCAGAAGCGTCGTCCACCTGGAGGGTCCGGAGGGCTCTGGGTTTTCTTAGAAACTCATGACCAGTGTTTCTTGTCCCACTCTGTGCTGGAGAGAAGAGCGAGGTGGCGGACAAGGACCAGGCTCGGATCGGCCGTGATCCCAGTTTCTGGAAAGCGTGGCTGAGCCAGAGAGAAAGTGAAAGCAAGCGAGCGCGCACAGGAGCGAGCCTGGTGCCAGACTGTAAGAGAGGGAATTGGGggcgggggtgtgggggggaaggtcagggtggggagaaggatgGGGAAATAAGAAGATGCTAGAAATATCGAAGGAAGGCAAAGGAGAGGGGAACGGGGAGAagtgagaggagaggggagaagaaaagaggatATGAGAATGAGAAATTCCAGGAGAGCTGTCAGGTGGAGATGGGATCCAGGACAGGCTGTATTACTTTTATCCCTTTAGTGTAGGAAGTAAAGCAAGTCCTTTAGGTGAGTAGAACCTGGACATATCCCACTATAACACAGGGTTGGAATAGCAGAGCGGTAAAGTCCTTCACATTTTGATATAACACTGTTCAGTCTAGATACTGGAACCGATGTGTGGGGCGCAGGCTGTATTGGGGTGTATACTTAACATCTTGGCCTTTTCCACTGCAGCTGTTCATATACAAGCCagtaatcctaaaattcatatttctttctacttgatttgttttccttttgtagtgggtgtgaaaattatttctgaagcAATTTCTTTCTCAGACATCATTAGATGAGTCATCATCATCAACAGTGACACCCCACTTAAATTTTCTGCCTTCAAAGATCTTACAGCTCAGCTCAGTTCCTCAattgtttgtctattttttaccACCTCCACCCCTTCTTTGATGTTTAAAAAGTCTACCTTTGGTTAAGTGTTTTGACACTGATGCTAGTACTGGCAGTAATATTTACTGGGCAGCCTATTAAACGGCATTCACTGTTCTAAAGGACactttttaatcttcacaacaccAAAAGTTAATTCTAATACTGccctcattttatataaggaaaatgAGACAGGAAGTAGTTAATTGTTATTTCACAGGTCATGAAACTGGGAAGTGGCAATCTTATAGTTGAGGCCAGATGTTCTTATAAATACTGTCATTGtacattttcatattcatatcttgtttaaaataattgtctCTTTTTACAAACAGGAAACTAAGGTTCACATAGGCTAACTGGATTTCCTTAGAAACTCATTACCAGTAATTGAGAAGTTCCTGCACCATAGTGAAGTGGTTACAAGAATAAGCACAGTCTTTAGATGACTTCCACTTGCCAAAGAGTGCAGAGGAGAGTGCATAAGTAAAATGACAAGGGAAAGAAGCAATCCAAGAAGTGAACATTCCACAGCTTTTCTGTCCACTTTGACAGATCAATGCTTTTTCTAGAATGAAAGAGACTTAAAAGCCATAATTAAAGGCAACTTTCACACCTCATCTGGATTTGGGGTTTAAAAAGTTAGTGTtgtgattataaaagaaaatgtccttcattttagaaatagaatatatttttttacaaatagcCAAGTAATAGAGAtggtctaggtgtccatcagcagatggataaggaaaatgtggtatataaacacaatggagtttcaccCATCCATAAAGAAGGATGTGATTATGTCATGTGTTGGTACATGGATGTAACTGGggaacatcattctaagtgaaataagccagactcaggaagtcaagggttgaatgtttcctctcatatgcaaaagctaaAGAGAAAACAAGGAATTAAAAAGGCAGTGGGGGCGGGAGGGtcttatgaaaacagaagggagaaaagTAGAGTGGAAGCTTTCGTGAACTTTTCAGATTACTTTATGAAATCCcattccaaatttcttttatcttcagGGTATTAACCAGTTCCTTTCCTAcccttttccttaaattttaccATCTCTGGCATCTCCATCTTAAATAGAGATCAAATTTTAACTCAAGGTAAGTAGAAGAACACACTTTTGAATTCTCCAACTACAGATTTTTCTATGGGTTTTAATATTTGCACTTGGACAGATCTCTCTTCTTTAAGCTATCCTTTCCcccaagtttaaaaacaaaaaaatctagataTAACCTCTTTCCCACTGTAGTTGGGATTCGCAGTTAGAGATAATTTTCATAAAGTGTCAAGTGTAGTGACTGACACATAATGCTCTATAAAAGAAAGCTTTTATTGTTGGGGTGATAATACTTGGTGGGTAAATTATTTGCTAGGTTAATATCTCTGGGGAGGGCAAGGCCAGAGCTGAAGAAGGAAGTTCATCTCTTCCTCTACATAATTAATGACAGCTATGAAGATACTGTTGTAACTTGaaccttttttaaattagtgtttcaGCTGAACTACCTATTTCATCTTCAAGTCATCATGAGCTGTAAGAAACGCAGGTCACAGAAGAACTTGTTTGAtgtgaaaaaaaacatgaaaatagagaattatttttctcaggtatgtttGTAAATACTATTTATGTAATGAATATGCTAATGTTAGATTTAGCCATCCTTGAGTCTGTATTGCATAAATCTTCCTGCCAAGAAATCATATCATTatatattggaaatatttatataaggtAAAACCTTTCCTCAaccactttattttatatatatatatatatatatatatatatatatatatacacacatacatacataaaattttggTCATGTCACactagcctttaaaaaaaactggtaatAATTCCTGGACAAccataaaaaccaaataactgTATTAAACTTtggataaaacaaaaccaaaattaatctaTTTCATAGCACAGAAATACAATGCCAAGTGTGGCTGATATACTGAATCATAATAACCtacatctgtatagtgctttacagtttatgaaacaaattttttgcttatttattcttaCCATAACCATGTTAGTCAGGTAAAAGAATTTACCTGTAATGTGTTTCCTTCAGAAGTTCCTATATGTGTCCAAGAATACTTTGACAAGTTGGAATTCTGTTGCAATGCTCCCATGGGGTACATGAGCAAGATGTTTCTGACAGCATTAGGCTTTAGAGATGCCTTTTGAAGATTTGCACACATAGCACAAGTAAATTCACATTATCTTgtgttctttttatctctttgacCCTGACTACTAGTATTTAACAAATTTACCCTATTACATGCCAGTCATGTTGCTAGGCTGTGCTACACAATGATGGTAGGCCTAGTCTTTACGACAATCCTGGCTTTTTTATTCCCATTACCAGAATGTAGCCTTGCTAGCATATCCAGGCCTGTTCATACCCTCACCGTAATGAGTAGGACTTCAGGAAAATGTACCTTTTAGACATAGGTACATTTTCCTGAAGTCCTATTCATAAGCAGTTGctcttaatttttcattgatttttgtgatGTTTGATTAATCCTCTTtaattccttccccttcctcaacTGCTGGTTCTTAAGATGATACCCTACAAAAATCAGTAttatgcatgcttgtaatcccagtggtttgggaggctgagacaggaggatcatgaattcaaagccagcctcagcaaaagtgaggcactaatcaactcagcgagaccctgtctctaaatagaatataaaatagggctgggatgtggcttatggGGCAAGGGCCACTGATTTCAATTTCTGGTatcctgcccccccaaaaaaatgattgTCATGAATGCAAATTTTAccaagaaaaaatgtttggtgtcatggaaaggaatattagactTAAGTGTTGGTATTCTGGCACTCACTTCATTTAGTGGTTATTACATGATGCTAGGAAAGGCACTAACAAGAAAAACTTTCTATACCTAAGTTTCTCcatcaaaaagacaaagagaggccatatttgtttcttctcaattcataGAATTGGGGGATTAATTGATGTCATAGAGGAAATAAGTTTTTTGCATGATAGGTTCTGGGTGAATGAAGGAATTCATTATTAGAAATAACTATTTGTATGACCAGATAATCAGTTAGCTAATGaggattttgtttaaaatgtaatgcCTAATAATAAATCATGGTGACTTATTTTTGCTGaacttggtatttttaaaaaatttttgttttaatttttagttgttgatggacctttattttatttacttatttttatgtgggtgctgagaatcgaaccccgtgcctcacacgcctgaagcaggtgctctaccaatgagctacaactccagcccatgaacttgatattttaagaacaaaattttcAGTGCAGTTTATCACTGTgtttgagaaaagtaaaaattttgcaGCTGAGAATAGTAAACAAGACATAAAATGACACTTTACTAAAGCTGGTAGCTTTTTAAGCATGTGTCTCAGAAAAATGCACCAGCTTATCATATTAGGAGCTTATCTGACTGATGTGACAGTCTGCTCAGCTTATATTCTAGAGCTAAAGTTAAACTCAGATCTAATTATATTCACTGGTTTTTTGAGTATGAGTTTCCCATAGAAATTCTGTgaattgcatatttaaaaaggaaacaagcaacaacaacaacaaactagggTTCTATTCAGAGTCTCAAGGTTTTTCTTCTAACATACATTTTTAGGTCCCAAAAGAAGAGCAGAATAATTCCGATATTATTCAAATGAAGATGCAATCTAGAAAAAGGCCAAGAGATATAACTAACACCCAAGATCAAAGTTCCCACTCACCCAGGAAAACTCCAAAAGTCCAGACCACTTCTTCAAACAAGATCATTAATATTACCTTGGATGTAAACCTTGGAAAAAATGAGAACAGGAAACACATACTCATACACAGCGAGGAGGACAGCTTGCTGGTGGGGCTCAAGACCCTGGATGCTGTCAGAAAAGCTATGGAGGCTCGGCCAGGTAAGGAAATCCTGGTGCGTGGCACAGAAGGAATTGAAGGCTTCTTAAACCTTGGAATGCCACTCAGTTGTTTTCCTGAAAACAGCCACGTGGTAATTacattttccaaaagtaaaagcaagcagaaagaaGATGGCCAAGTATTTGGCCGGCTCAACCAGGAATCTACTGACGTGGTCAAATTTTACATTCATGCAATTGGGAATACCAGAAAACGAATTGTGAAGCGTGGGGAGCttcacaaaaaaggaaacaaactctGTGTCTATGGTTTCAAAGGAGAAACCATCAAGGACACCATGTGCAAGGATGGTAGGTTTCTTCCCTTTTTGGAGACTGACAATTGGAAGCTCATTGGTAACCTGGACTCCATTCTAGAAAACTCACAGATGATAGATGAGTTAGAAGGTAAGCTCTTTCAAGTTGAGGCTGATCAAGTAATGAACCCTAAGGCAGCAGCTGCTCAAAACAATGAGGTAGAAGAAAGAAACACCCGTGTGTTGAAAGAGTACATTGTGGAAGAGTATCCCtgtttgaaaagagaaagtgaaaaaatcagggaaaacttgaaggaaaaaatgaaaaaaagacagaagaatacttctctttttaaattgcatGAAACAAATTTTGGGAAACGCACAAAAAACTCAACTCCAGTGAAAGTGATCAAACATCTTTCACATCTCAGTGACTCAGTGGGGTACATATTCTGGAACAATAATGGAATCGAAGGCTGTGCCACCTGctttgtttttaagggattgtTCATTTTCACTTGTCGGCATGTAATAAACGATATCGTGGGAGAAGGAATAGAGCCAAGCCAGTGGGCAGATATAATCAGTCAATGTGTAATGGTGAAATTCGATTATGAAGATACCGCTGTCACAAAAGACAACTGCTTTCTCGTTGAACCTTGGTTTGAGATATCTGACACAACTCTTGACTACGCCGTcctgaaactgaaagaaaatggacaagAAGTACCTGCGGGACTGTATAATGGGATTGGTCCTATACCGTCTAGtggtttgatatatattattGGCCATCCAGATGGAGGAAAGAAGCATACTGATGCTTGTGTTGTGATTCCTCAGGGTAAACGAGAAGAGAAATGTAAGGAAAAGATTCAGATGAGAACAGCAGGAGGTTACAATAAATCTGAGTTTATCCACATGTACACTCAAAGAAGCTTCCAGGAAATGCTTCAAAATCCTGATGTGATTACCTATGacaccacctttttttttgggtcttctggcTCTCCAGTGTTTGATTCAAAAGGTTCTTTGGTGGCCATGCATGCTGCTGGCACCACGTGTCTGCTACTGAGTGAGAAGGCTCATATCATTGAGTTTGGTCCGGCTATGAACAGTATCCTCTCACATATTAAGCAAAACCATGAAAGATGGTATAATGATGTATTTCTAAACCAACAGGATGTAGAAATGCCAAGTCAAGAGTACTGAGGACTGGTGAGAATTTAGTCCACTTACCAACTTTAAGGGGATTGCCTATTTTATTCCATATTCCATGGTCAATTTCATAAAACATATGAATAATCAATATTGCAGGCcactttccatttttctatcCCCTAGAGAAATAAGTTCCAAGAACCCTATGAGGAGGAGAGCTACCCCTATTTTAAAGTCAAGCAAAATGAAGACTTGATATGATTTAGCAACATTTATGATGACAATCTCcagttacttgatttttttttttcatttcttcccctaAATTCACTTCACAGCAGAAGCTTAAACTTGCTTACCAATTGTCCCCCATATCTGACACATGGAAAGGAAATGCTTAGAAAAATGTGTGGGTCAATCAGGAGCAAAATATGGCACTGTAGTTAATGTTGACTGAAGAGTTAAATGCTTGGTTAGAAATGAttacaaacaaaaatcttttacAATTTCTGAGATTCTCATATTACTAAATGTCAGAAT
This genomic window contains:
- the LOC144251971 gene encoding serine protease FAM111A-like, producing the protein MSCKKRRSQKNLFDVKKNMKIENYFSQVPKEEQNNSDIIQMKMQSRKRPRDITNTQDQSSHSPRKTPKVQTTSSNKIINITLDVNLGKNENRKHILIHSEEDSLLVGLKTLDAVRKAMEARPGKEILVRGTEGIEGFLNLGMPLSCFPENSHVVITFSKSKSKQKEDGQVFGRLNQESTDVVKFYIHAIGNTRKRIVKRGELHKKGNKLCVYGFKGETIKDTMCKDGRFLPFLETDNWKLIGNLDSILENSQMIDELEGKLFQVEADQVMNPKAAAAQNNEVEERNTRVLKEYIVEEYPCLKRESEKIRENLKEKMKKRQKNTSLFKLHETNFGKRTKNSTPVKVIKHLSHLSDSVGYIFWNNNGIEGCATCFVFKGLFIFTCRHVINDIVGEGIEPSQWADIISQCVMVKFDYEDTAVTKDNCFLVEPWFEISDTTLDYAVLKLKENGQEVPAGLYNGIGPIPSSGLIYIIGHPDGGKKHTDACVVIPQGKREEKCKEKIQMRTAGGYNKSEFIHMYTQRSFQEMLQNPDVITYDTTFFFGSSGSPVFDSKGSLVAMHAAGTTCLLLSEKAHIIEFGPAMNSILSHIKQNHERWYNDVFLNQQDVEMPSQEY